The proteins below are encoded in one region of Akkermansiaceae bacterium:
- a CDS encoding efflux RND transporter periplasmic adaptor subunit, whose translation MKTKQQDGDLAEKIRAGRPSRRKRMIFIVLLLLMIGGVVLGYQKYYQGRDDGMPDYSTEKLSKGSISLTVTATGNLEPTNEVSVGSEISGTMKEVLVDYNDTVKEGQVMAVLDTTKLTQQMHSLQASLAVAQANVSLAKATLAESESSLKRLQELHRISGGRTPSQADLDIAVAARDRAQADVASAEASVKKAEAEMKVIQSDLDKSEIKSPINGIVLSRSVEPGQTVAAQFAAPELFVVAESLTKMKLEVSVSEADIGGIKEGQKAKFSVDAWPGRSFEAKVVKVSYASEITDNVVTYESELEVANDDLSLRPGMTATADIQVTERKDVFVVANQALRFNPDAGPKEAGQGSGKSFVESLVARPPRPGKRKNGNAQAGEGGPPPQGPSGEKGGGPMKVIWVFDDGAPRAIPVKTGVTDGRSTEVMGPELKEGMEVIIREKTQTS comes from the coding sequence ATGAAAACAAAACAACAAGATGGTGATCTAGCAGAAAAGATCAGAGCTGGCAGACCTTCCCGGCGCAAACGGATGATTTTCATCGTGCTCCTGCTGCTCATGATAGGCGGCGTGGTATTGGGATACCAGAAATACTACCAGGGCAGAGATGATGGTATGCCGGACTACTCCACGGAAAAACTCAGCAAGGGAAGTATCTCGCTCACGGTGACGGCGACCGGTAATCTGGAGCCCACCAATGAGGTGAGTGTCGGTAGTGAGATATCGGGCACGATGAAAGAGGTTCTCGTCGATTACAACGACACCGTGAAGGAGGGACAGGTGATGGCGGTTCTCGACACCACCAAGCTGACGCAGCAAATGCACAGCTTGCAGGCGTCGCTGGCGGTTGCCCAGGCGAACGTCAGTCTGGCGAAGGCGACATTGGCTGAAAGTGAGTCATCGCTGAAACGACTGCAGGAGCTGCATCGCATCAGTGGCGGCAGAACTCCGTCGCAAGCGGATCTGGATATCGCGGTTGCGGCCAGGGACCGGGCGCAGGCAGACGTCGCATCGGCAGAAGCCTCGGTGAAAAAGGCGGAGGCTGAGATGAAGGTGATCCAAAGTGATCTGGATAAATCCGAGATCAAGTCGCCGATCAACGGCATTGTTTTGTCGCGCAGCGTTGAGCCGGGGCAGACCGTGGCCGCGCAGTTTGCGGCGCCGGAGTTGTTTGTGGTGGCGGAGAGCCTGACAAAAATGAAGTTGGAGGTATCCGTTTCCGAGGCCGACATCGGCGGGATCAAGGAAGGCCAGAAGGCAAAATTCAGCGTCGACGCATGGCCGGGCCGCAGCTTCGAGGCCAAGGTGGTCAAGGTGTCCTATGCCTCGGAAATTACGGACAACGTGGTCACGTATGAATCTGAACTGGAGGTGGCGAACGACGACCTAAGCCTGCGTCCTGGAATGACGGCAACGGCGGATATCCAGGTGACCGAGCGGAAGGATGTGTTTGTTGTTGCCAACCAGGCATTGCGTTTCAATCCGGATGCCGGCCCCAAGGAGGCGGGGCAGGGCTCGGGTAAAAGTTTTGTCGAAAGTCTGGTCGCCCGCCCGCCAAGACCGGGAAAACGTAAAAACGGCAATGCCCAGGCAGGTGAGGGTGGGCCGCCACCACAGGGCCCCTCCGGGGAAAAGGGGGGTGGACCGATGAAAGTCATCTGGGTGTTCGATGACGGTGCACCCCGGGCAATACCTGTCAAAACAGGGGTGACGGACGGCCGCTCGACGGAGGTGATGGGCCCCGAATTGAAAGAGGGCATGGAGGTCATTATCAGGGAGAAAACGCAGACATCATGA
- a CDS encoding ABC transporter ATP-binding protein, translating to MKQEALIDLKGITKAYGQGAARFEALKGVDLSIFKGEFVSVMGPSGSGKSTLMNLLGCLDVPTSGQYQYTGIEVGELNADERSLLRRYALGFVFQGFNLLARTSARENVELPLLYQGFSGRERRARAAEALESVGMGDKLKNTPAELSGGQQQRVAIARALVSKPSTLFADEPTGNLDTKTSHEIMSLLVNLNKDFGITILMVTHEDDVAEYAKRQIRVVDGLIRSDKMNP from the coding sequence ATGAAACAGGAAGCATTAATCGATCTGAAAGGCATCACCAAGGCATACGGTCAGGGTGCCGCCAGGTTCGAGGCGTTGAAAGGTGTGGATTTATCCATTTTCAAAGGTGAATTTGTGTCGGTGATGGGTCCGAGCGGGTCCGGGAAATCGACATTGATGAATCTGTTGGGCTGCCTGGATGTGCCGACAAGCGGGCAGTATCAATACACGGGCATTGAAGTGGGTGAGCTGAATGCGGATGAGCGCTCGCTGTTGAGGCGCTATGCCCTGGGCTTTGTGTTTCAAGGGTTCAACCTGTTGGCCAGGACGTCAGCCCGGGAAAACGTCGAGTTGCCTCTGCTTTACCAGGGGTTCTCCGGGCGCGAGCGGAGGGCGCGGGCCGCGGAGGCTCTGGAGTCCGTGGGCATGGGTGACAAACTCAAGAACACGCCTGCCGAGCTTTCCGGCGGCCAGCAGCAACGCGTGGCGATTGCGCGTGCGCTGGTGAGTAAGCCGAGCACACTTTTTGCGGATGAACCGACGGGAAACCTCGATACGAAAACCAGCCATGAAATCATGAGTCTGTTAGTAAACCTCAACAAGGACTTTGGCATCACCATCCTGATGGTCACGCACGAGGATGATGTCGCCGAATACGCAAAACGCCAGATTCGGGTGGTCGATGGACTGATCCGATCGGATAAAATGAACCCTTAA
- a CDS encoding ABC transporter permease — MFLNALYIALSEIRRNLTRAFLTVLGIIIGVAAVITMVTLGQGATSAVKKQISNLGSNLLVLRPGEGFGPGRPGSGVPNFTLTDATAIEQQVAGLVKVAPVSSTNISTIYLQNARNTEVSGTTPDYFSVGNWSLESGRFFEESDLVAGKAVCVIGSTVKSELFGTSDPVGKKIRLGKSSIEIIGVLKTKGQAGPGRDQDDTIVMPITTLQRRLVGRQSAQNVGTIMISTEDAADTTAIIDEIGDLMRERRNLQKNEDDDFTVVDTRQIAEAVSSSTQVMTTLLGAVAGVSLLVGGIGIMNIMLVSVTERTREIGIRLAVGARAREVLLQFLVEAVTLAFIGGLVGVALAFGLCMVLSRVIAVPYVFDVQINLVSFLFSGAVGVLFGFMPARRASALDPIDALRHE; from the coding sequence ATGTTTTTAAATGCTTTATACATTGCCCTTAGTGAGATTCGGAGGAATCTGACGCGCGCGTTTCTAACGGTTTTGGGGATCATCATTGGAGTCGCTGCGGTGATTACGATGGTTACCCTGGGACAGGGCGCGACCAGTGCCGTGAAGAAACAGATTTCCAATCTGGGAAGCAACCTGTTAGTGCTGCGACCCGGCGAGGGCTTCGGTCCGGGTCGACCAGGTTCCGGCGTGCCTAACTTTACCCTGACGGATGCCACCGCCATTGAGCAGCAGGTGGCCGGGTTGGTGAAGGTGGCACCTGTGTCCTCGACGAACATCAGCACGATTTATCTGCAGAATGCGCGTAATACGGAGGTGTCGGGGACAACCCCGGATTACTTCTCCGTGGGCAACTGGAGCCTGGAAAGTGGTCGATTTTTTGAGGAGTCCGACCTGGTTGCCGGCAAGGCGGTCTGCGTGATTGGCAGCACGGTGAAAAGTGAACTTTTTGGAACGAGCGATCCTGTTGGAAAAAAAATCCGGCTGGGGAAATCCTCGATCGAGATCATCGGGGTCTTGAAAACCAAGGGTCAGGCCGGGCCGGGGCGCGATCAGGATGATACGATCGTGATGCCGATCACCACTTTGCAGAGGCGTTTGGTGGGCAGGCAATCCGCGCAAAACGTCGGCACCATTATGATCTCGACGGAAGATGCTGCCGATACCACCGCGATCATTGATGAAATAGGGGACCTGATGCGCGAACGCCGTAATTTGCAGAAGAACGAGGATGACGACTTCACGGTGGTTGACACACGCCAGATTGCCGAGGCTGTTAGTTCCTCGACACAGGTGATGACCACACTGCTCGGGGCGGTGGCCGGCGTCAGTCTGCTTGTGGGCGGGATAGGCATTATGAATATCATGCTCGTGTCCGTGACCGAGCGAACGAGGGAAATAGGGATCCGTCTCGCGGTGGGCGCGAGGGCACGCGAGGTGTTGCTGCAATTCCTGGTCGAGGCCGTGACGCTCGCCTTCATCGGCGGATTGGTCGGTGTGGCGTTGGCCTTCGGCCTTTGCATGGTGCTTTCGAGGGTCATTGCGGTGCCATATGTCTTTGATGTGCAAATCAACCTTGTCTCCTTTTTGTTTTCTGGTGCCGTCGGGGTCTTGTTCGGATTTATGCCGGCGCGCCGGGCATCCGCCCTTGATCCCATCGATGCATTGCGTCATGAATAA
- a CDS encoding response regulator transcription factor: MRLLVIEDDPDLLRSLVANLREENYAVDAAADGGEGLYFAKEADYDCIVLDGMLPVMDGWSLLKELRKIKKTPVLMLTARDGVADRIRGLDGGADDYLVKPFDIEELMARLRALIRRASGEAARVIELGDVRLDLAAREVSHGGEMVSVTAREYALVEYLALQRGRVVSRAELYEHLFDADDDTMSNLLDVHVSNVRKKLGAGLIVTRRGHGYLIPE; the protein is encoded by the coding sequence ATGAGACTGCTGGTCATCGAAGACGATCCCGATTTGCTCCGTAGCTTGGTTGCCAACCTGCGGGAGGAAAACTACGCCGTCGACGCCGCCGCGGACGGAGGTGAGGGACTGTATTTTGCCAAGGAGGCGGACTACGATTGCATTGTGCTCGACGGGATGCTGCCGGTGATGGACGGCTGGTCTTTGCTGAAGGAGTTGAGGAAAATCAAGAAGACCCCGGTGCTGATGCTAACCGCGCGGGATGGCGTCGCCGACCGCATTCGCGGCCTGGATGGCGGTGCGGATGATTATCTGGTGAAGCCGTTCGACATCGAGGAGTTGATGGCCAGGTTGCGGGCATTGATCAGACGCGCCAGCGGTGAGGCGGCGCGGGTGATTGAGTTGGGTGATGTTAGGCTCGACCTGGCTGCCAGGGAGGTCAGTCATGGCGGTGAAATGGTGTCGGTGACGGCGCGGGAATACGCCTTGGTCGAATACCTCGCCCTCCAGCGCGGGCGCGTGGTGAGCCGGGCGGAGCTTTACGAGCATCTGTTTGATGCCGACGATGACACCATGTCGAATCTGTTGGATGTGCATGTTTCCAACGTGCGCAAAAAGCTGGGTGCCGGGCTCATTGTGACCCGGCGTGGGCACGGATACCTAATACCGGAATAA
- a CDS encoding HAMP domain-containing protein: MMRPFKSLRWSLQLWHALILLLVIVVLCILAYRIVRSERMAKLHEDLRNFNRGLETELVFTPQEDGKRGDPVSKEELRAGLQKLALEPDAALKVLGHVDSETEGKPYFAAWDDNAQPLFVSKNTPEEVLSDGTLMENDRRRWLHGNNLLFVYRTPQKFVIVSGMNVSGEMAKLRRFAYLLSASGAGLWLVGLAGGWWLAGRAIKPIGAIASTASRISEGDLSERIETSGANDELASLSNVLNATFDQLEVMIRQQKQFVADASHELRTPVTVIQSEVQRGLKRDRSPEEYREILQTTGRMNNRMKTLIGSLLTLAHQDLAVVDEPCNLGAIVREACEILQPVASGRGTRLSVAADDVTYRGNPQALSEMVSNLVSNAVDHTPAGSEVSVRLVEDDGIRLSVTDNGQGIDPAHLEHLFERFYRVDSSRRSDGHSGLGLAIVKAAAEKHGGRVEVVSTLEKGSTFTVRLPL, from the coding sequence ATGATGCGTCCTTTTAAATCGTTACGGTGGAGTTTGCAGCTTTGGCATGCACTGATTCTTTTGTTAGTGATCGTGGTCCTCTGTATCCTGGCTTATCGGATCGTCAGGTCGGAAAGGATGGCGAAGCTGCACGAGGATCTCAGAAACTTTAACAGGGGGCTTGAAACGGAGCTGGTATTTACGCCGCAGGAGGATGGAAAACGCGGAGACCCGGTGAGCAAGGAGGAGCTGCGTGCCGGATTGCAAAAACTGGCGCTGGAGCCGGACGCGGCACTGAAGGTGTTGGGGCATGTGGACTCGGAGACCGAGGGCAAACCGTATTTTGCAGCTTGGGATGACAATGCGCAGCCCTTGTTTGTTTCAAAGAACACCCCGGAGGAAGTATTGTCAGACGGGACCCTGATGGAAAACGACCGCAGAAGGTGGTTGCATGGCAACAACCTCTTGTTTGTTTACCGGACGCCGCAGAAGTTTGTTATCGTCAGCGGGATGAATGTCTCTGGTGAAATGGCGAAGCTCAGACGCTTTGCCTATTTGCTCTCAGCGAGTGGAGCCGGCTTGTGGCTGGTGGGGCTTGCCGGTGGTTGGTGGCTTGCCGGACGCGCGATCAAACCCATCGGCGCGATTGCGAGCACGGCGTCGAGAATCTCAGAAGGGGATCTGTCGGAGCGGATCGAGACATCAGGAGCCAACGATGAGCTGGCGTCGCTGAGTAATGTTTTGAACGCAACCTTTGATCAGCTCGAAGTGATGATCCGTCAGCAAAAACAGTTTGTTGCCGACGCCTCCCACGAGTTGCGCACCCCTGTGACCGTCATCCAGAGCGAGGTGCAGCGGGGGCTGAAAAGGGACCGGAGTCCGGAGGAATACCGTGAGATTTTGCAAACCACGGGAAGGATGAACAACCGGATGAAGACGCTGATAGGTTCTCTGCTGACGCTGGCCCACCAGGACTTGGCGGTGGTGGACGAGCCCTGCAATCTCGGCGCGATCGTGCGGGAGGCTTGCGAGATCTTGCAGCCGGTGGCCTCTGGACGGGGAACGAGATTATCGGTTGCCGCGGATGATGTGACCTACCGGGGAAATCCACAGGCATTGTCAGAGATGGTCAGCAACCTGGTATCCAATGCCGTTGACCACACACCCGCGGGGTCGGAGGTTTCTGTGCGCCTCGTTGAGGATGACGGAATCCGGCTCAGTGTGACGGATAATGGCCAGGGGATTGACCCGGCGCATTTGGAGCACCTGTTCGAGCGGTTTTACCGGGTGGACTCCTCCCGCAGGTCCGACGGACACAGCGGCCTGGGTCTGGCCATCGTCAAGGCGGCCGCCGAGAAGCATG